Proteins co-encoded in one Rutidosis leptorrhynchoides isolate AG116_Rl617_1_P2 unplaced genomic scaffold, CSIRO_AGI_Rlap_v1 contig265, whole genome shotgun sequence genomic window:
- the LOC139882404 gene encoding uncharacterized protein produces MSYNSSAVGSGSRTSGRTMCEFGRTHVVKPKGKHQATIVWLHGLGDKGSSWSQILESLPLPNIKWICPTAPTRTVAIFGGYSCTAWFDVGDLSVEAPDDLEGLDSSAAHVANLLSTEPRDVKLGVGGFSMGGALALYSATCCVLGQYGNGNMYPINLSAVVGLSGWLPCSRTLRNRMEKSREAARRAASFPILQCHGFADDVVAYTHGEKSAQTLASVGFRNISFRSYNELGHFTIPEETEEVCNWLSANLQLDGFRQRFRNGRVYGIASLVLVFFFFLE; encoded by the exons ATGAGCTATAATAGTTCAGCTGTGGGTTCAG GTAGTAGAACATCTGGAAGGACAATGTGTGAGTTTGGCAGGACACATGTTGTTAAGCCTAAAGGGAAGCACCAGGCTACTATAGTTTGGCTTCATGGCCTTGGCGATAAGGGCTCAAG CTGGTCCCAGATATTAGAAAGTCTTCCTCTTCCAAAT ATCAAATGGATTTGCCCAACTGCTCCCACAAGGACAGTGGCTATATTTGGTGGATATTCTTGCACTGCCT ggtttgatgttgGAGATCTCTCGGTAGAAGCTCCTGATGATTTGGAAGGTTTGGATTCTTCAGCAGCACATGTTGCCAATCTGTTATCGACAGAACCTCGTGACG TTAAGCTTGGTGTTGGTGGATTTAGTATGGGTGGTGCACTAGCCCTCTACTCTGCCACGTGTTGTGTTCTGGGACAGTATGGAAACGGAAACATGTACCCTATCAACCTTAGTGCTGTAGTTGGCCTAAGTGGTTGGCTTCCTTGTTCAAG GACTTTGAGGAACCGAATGGAAAAATCACGTGAGGCTGCAAGACGTGCTGCATCTTTTCCCATTTTGCAATGCCACGGTTTCG CTGATGATGTTGTTGCGTATACACATGGAGAGAAATCTGCACAAACCTTAGCTTCAGTCGGATTCCGAAATATTTCCTTCAGATCCTACAATGA ACTAGGTCACTTTACAATCCCAGAAGAAACGGAAGAAGTTTGCAACTGGCTGAGCGCAAACTTGCAGCTTGACGGATTTCGCCAACG